In Gossypium arboreum isolate Shixiya-1 chromosome 5, ASM2569848v2, whole genome shotgun sequence, a single genomic region encodes these proteins:
- the LOC108449999 gene encoding disease resistance protein At4g27190-like: MGCGFCQAAVSNSVGTLIVDCMIKPAGRQLDYVRRFHDNVEKLQEKMCDLESARDRQQREIEDAERQLLLIHKDVQNLQSKAGETLSDMETLEEEIQLNKRCLKWCPNWIWRYKLSKKAMKKTQDISELLEKFDRLGPVGYRDPTALPTIDFLCSKEFVFSKSSETAFYQIIEALKDENINMIGLWGMGGVGKTTLACEVGSLAKKLNLVDKKLNSFDKVVMTTVSQKPNFERIQDQITQYIGFDMKNDQGRRSEQELQLRLKKEQRILIILDDIWKPINLEKKIGIPIGDDHKGCKVLLTTRRKQVCQIMDCQTVVQLDCVDDAEAWTLFEEKAGLDDFSDDSIKTTAKKIVKKCGGLPIAIVPLASALKGKTNCYEWQAAYLRLEGRRLTEIEDVDEENAYVCLEASFDYLKDMVTKTCFLLCSLFPEDHEIYVEDLVGYAWGLELFKGMDSIKDGRSKVLASIEILKNSGLLLDSGEMHVKMHDVVCQFALWIASSRKEISFGTVETLPMDESLKHYTAISFEANQTDELPKGVVFPNLKFLLHGGDRFMETSSEFFEGMKALQVCALNNKLISLAAFQFHMNLRTLCLIGCQLSDISMLGKLKTLHILSLRRSYITELPTEAGDLENLRLLDLSYCDDLQRIAPNLIQKFSNLEELYLHGCSSLEWATENTTQRESYSSLSELDLLPKLVVISLDISSKYLPDGFEFRRLLSFDFCIGIEREAWFQERESYPISRSLKSISL; this comes from the coding sequence ATGGGTTGTGGATTTTGTCAGGCTGCTGTTTCAAACTCCGTTGGAACACTGATTGTGGACTGTATGATAAAGCCGGCAGGACGTCAACTTGATTATGTCCGTCGCTTTCATGATAATGTTGAAAAGCTCCAAGAAAAAATGTGTGACCTTGAAAGTGCACGAGATCGTCAACAACGTGAGATTGAGGATGCTGAAAGGCAGCTTCTACTAATTCATAAGGATGTACAGAACTTGCAATCAAAGGCTGGCGAAACACTATCGGATATGGAAACTCTCGAAGAGGAAATTCAACTGAATAAGAGGTGTCTCAAGTGGTGTCCTAATTGGATTTGGAGATACAAATTAAGTAAGAAAGCAATGAAGAAAACTCAGGATATCTCTGAGCTTTTGGAAAAATTTGATCGACTTGGACCAGTCGGTTACCGTGATCCTACTGCCCTTCCCACTATAGACTTCCTATGTTCTAAGGAATTTGTGTTTTCGAAATCTTCAGAGACTGCCTTCTATCAAATCATTGAAGCCTTAAAAGATGAGAACATCAACATGATTGGGTTGTGGGGGATGGGAGGGGTGGGCAAGACCACCCTAGCTTGTGAAGTTGGAAGTCTAGCTAAAAAGCTGAATTTGGTTGATAAAAAACTGAATTCGTTTGATAAAGTTGTGATGACGACTGTGTCTCAAAAGCCTAATTTTGAGAGAATTCAAGATCAAATTACACAATACATAGGCTTTGATATGAAGAATGATCAAGGAAGAAGATCCGAGCAAGAATTACAGTTAAGGCTGAAGAAAGAACAGAGGATTCTCATCATCCTTGATGATATTTGGAAACCTATCAACTTAGAGAAGAAGATAGGAATTCCAATTGGTGATGATCATAAAGGCTGCAAAGTTCTTTTAACAACACGCCGTAAACAAGTATGTCAAATAATGGACTGTCAAACGGTGGTGCAACTTGATTGTGTGGATGATGCTGAAGCTTGGACTCTGTTTGAAGAGAAAGCAGGTCTAGATGACTTTTCTGATGATTCTATTAAAACCACAGCAAAGAAAATTGTCAAAAAATGTGGAGGTCTGCCTATAGCTATTGTTCCACTGGCAAGTGCCTTGAAAGGCAAAACAAATTGTTATGAGTGGCAAGCTGCATACCTGAGACTCGAAGGTCGTAGATTGACTGAAATAGAGGATGTTGATGAAGAAAATGCCTATGTATGTCTTGAGGCGAGCTTCGATTACTTGAAGGATATGGTGACCAAGACATGTTTCTTGTTGTGCTCTTTATTTCCCGAAGATCATGAGATATATGTGGAGGACTTGGTAGGATATGCATGGGGACTGGAGTTGTTTAAAGGCATGGACTCAATTAAAGATGGTAGAAGCAAAGTGCTTGCATCGATTGAGATCCTCAAGAACTCTGGTTTGTTGCTAGATTCCGGAGAAATGCATGTCAAAATGCATGATGTGGTTTGCCAATTTGCTTTGTGGATAGCATCTTCAAGAAAGGAGATTTCTTTTGGGACTGTTGAAACACTCCCGATGGATGAAAGTCTCAAGCATTACACAGCAATCTCTTTCGAAGCTAACCAAACGGATGAACTTCCTAAAGGAGTGGTTTTCCCAAATCTCAAATTTCTTTTACATGGTGGCGATCGTTTCATGGAAACTTCAAGCGAATTCTTTGAGGGTATGAAGGCATTACAAGTTTGTGCTTTGAATAATAAATTGATATCTCTAGCTGCATTTCAGTTTCATATGAACCTTCGAACTTTGTGTTTGATTGGTTGTCAACTCTCTGACATCTCAATGCTTGGGAAGCTGAAGACACTTCATATTCTCTCTTTACGTCGATCTTATATCACTGAATTGCCGACTGAAGCTGGTGATTTGGAAAATCTAAGACTGTTGGATTTATCGTATTGCGATGATCTACAAAGAATTGCTCCTAATTTAAtacaaaaattttccaatttaGAAGAACTATACTTGCATGGTTGTAGTTCATTAGAATGGGCGACTGAGAACACAACTCAAAGAGAAAGCTATTCCAGCCTGTCGGAGTTGGATTTATTGCCAAAGTTGGTTGTAATATCATTGGATATTTCTTCTAAATATCTTCCAGATGGCTTTGAGTTTCGTAGATTATTGAGCTTTGATTTTTGCATTGGCATAGAAAGAGAAGCGTGGTTCCAAGAGAGGGAAAGTTATCCAATCTCAAGATCACTCAAATCGATAAGTCTGTAG